In a single window of the Nicotiana tomentosiformis chromosome 10, ASM39032v3, whole genome shotgun sequence genome:
- the LOC117273434 gene encoding uncharacterized protein, whose protein sequence is MTVLEYSIKFEKLSHYAPYLIPTEDEKIDRFARGLILGIRKETASRRRNTTFTDFVDLAMDLERIHQEDRANKEENKKARTFGTFSGVPNSGKRQSSKGPSGPPQSRLQTSTISPPVAYSTG, encoded by the coding sequence ATGACCGTTCTAGAGTATAGCATCAAATTCGAGAAGTTATCCCATTATGCTCCCTACCTCATCCCCACTGAGGATGAGAAGATTGATCGCTTTGCTCGTGGCTTGATTCTGGGCATCAGAAAAGAAACAGCTAGTAGAAGAAGAAACACCACATTTACTGACTTTGTGGATTTAGCAATGGATCTTGAGAGGATTCATCAGGAGGATAGGGCCAATAAGGAGGAGAATAAAAAGGCCCGAACTTTTGGCACTTTCAGTGGAGTGCCTAATTCGGGCAAGAGGCAGAGCAGCAAAGGGCCATCTGGCCCACCACAGTCTAGGTTGCAGACATCTACCATTAGCCCTCCAGTGGCATACAGTACCGGATAA